A region of Streptomyces paludis DNA encodes the following proteins:
- a CDS encoding DeoR/GlpR family DNA-binding transcription regulator, whose amino-acid sequence MLPAERHRRICEALREQRIVSTEDFSRMLDVSQETVRRDLVTLERRGLLVRVHGGATNTPGGFGEEAPFDERSGMDRGAKVAIGVAAAALVRPGQTVVIDVGTTAVEVARALPADYRGTVATCSLLVAAELSTRPRVEVLVSGGRLRSGDLVLSNAQTMAFFADLRADVAFLGSGGVDASAGLTDFHLDEVATRRLILSNTVRSYILADATKFGRVAPHRVCGLEEVDGLITDARPSPTLESGVERSGGVVVVA is encoded by the coding sequence ATGCTCCCCGCTGAACGGCATCGCCGGATCTGCGAGGCGCTGCGCGAGCAGCGGATCGTCTCTACCGAGGACTTCTCCCGGATGCTCGACGTCTCCCAGGAAACCGTCCGCCGCGACCTGGTGACCCTGGAGCGCCGCGGACTGCTCGTACGGGTGCACGGCGGGGCCACCAACACGCCGGGCGGCTTCGGGGAGGAAGCCCCGTTCGACGAGCGCTCCGGGATGGACCGGGGCGCGAAGGTCGCCATCGGGGTGGCCGCGGCGGCGCTGGTGCGGCCCGGTCAGACCGTGGTGATCGATGTCGGTACGACCGCGGTGGAGGTGGCCCGCGCGCTGCCCGCCGACTACCGCGGCACCGTCGCGACCTGCTCCCTGCTGGTCGCCGCCGAACTCTCCACCCGGCCCCGGGTGGAGGTCCTGGTCAGCGGTGGCCGGCTGCGCTCCGGCGATCTGGTGCTCTCGAACGCGCAGACCATGGCGTTCTTCGCGGATCTCCGCGCCGATGTGGCGTTCCTCGGCTCCGGGGGAGTGGACGCCTCGGCCGGACTGACCGATTTCCATCTGGACGAGGTGGCCACCCGGCGGCTGATCCTCTCCAACACCGTCCGCTCCTACATCCTGGCGGACGCCACCAAATTCGGCCGGGTCGCCCCGCATCGCGTGTGCGGCCTGGAGGAGGTCGACGGGCTGATCACCGATGCCCGTCCGTCCCCGACGCTGGAGTCGGGTGTGGAGCGCTCGGGCGGCGTGGTCGTCGTCGCGTAG
- a CDS encoding MerR family transcriptional regulator — translation MRIGELAERAGTTTRTLRYYESRGLLPARRTGNGHRTYDESDLRLLRQIRTLQDFGFDLEETRPFVECLRAGHPAGDACPASLAVYRRKLTELDGLIDQLRSVRTQVAEQLAQAEAFRSAAPGVDALDTAAEPLCEMTAAVVRDQRGTKDKGKKEGEAK, via the coding sequence ATGCGCATCGGCGAACTGGCGGAGCGGGCCGGGACCACCACCCGCACGCTGCGGTACTACGAGTCACGGGGGCTGCTGCCCGCACGGCGTACGGGCAACGGCCACCGCACGTACGACGAGAGCGATCTGCGGCTGCTCCGGCAGATCAGGACCCTTCAGGACTTCGGGTTCGATCTGGAGGAGACCCGGCCCTTCGTGGAGTGCCTGCGCGCCGGGCACCCGGCCGGCGACGCCTGCCCCGCCTCGCTCGCCGTCTACCGCCGCAAGCTGACCGAGCTGGACGGTCTGATCGACCAGCTCCGTTCGGTACGGACCCAGGTCGCCGAACAGCTCGCGCAGGCGGAGGCGTTCAGGTCGGCGGCACCCGGCGTGGACGCGCTCGACACGGCGGCGGAACCACTGTGTGAGATGACCGCCGCCGTCGTCAGGGATCAGCGGGGGACGAAGGACAAGGGAAAGAAGGAAGGGGAAGCGAAGTGA
- a CDS encoding thioredoxin family protein translates to MIKIEGVDSVTDADFEERVLRSGGLPVLVEFTADWCPPCRQIAPVLSAVAAEERDRIRIVQLDVDTNPATTARYGVLSMPTLMVFRAGEPVKSMVGARAKRTLLRELADVLEGGPEGGPR, encoded by the coding sequence GTGATCAAGATCGAGGGCGTCGACTCCGTGACGGACGCCGATTTCGAGGAGCGGGTGCTGCGCTCCGGCGGGCTGCCGGTCCTGGTGGAGTTCACCGCCGACTGGTGCCCGCCGTGCCGGCAGATCGCGCCCGTACTGAGCGCCGTCGCCGCCGAGGAGCGCGACCGGATCCGTATCGTCCAGCTCGACGTGGACACCAACCCGGCGACCACCGCGCGCTACGGCGTCCTGTCGATGCCCACGCTGATGGTGTTCCGCGCGGGCGAGCCCGTGAAGTCGATGGTCGGCGCGCGGGCGAAGCGCACGCTGCTGCGGGAGCTGGCGGACGTGCTGGAGGGCGGGCCGGAGGGCGGGCCGCGCTGA
- a CDS encoding NAD(P)/FAD-dependent oxidoreductase produces MTEHSPPAGPGARGEVNEQANEQVNESVYDKVYDVAVIGAGVVGSAIARDLSGHDLSVVLLDARDDVGDGTSKANTAILHTGFDAKPGTLESRLVRRGYELLSAYADDTGIPVERTGALLVAWTPEEQDALPGLREKAVANGYEHCEPVTAEEVYRQVPALGPGALGGLTVPDESIICTWTTTLALATDATARGTTVLLGHRVDAVEGAEAGTEGTAAGESTAGTEAAPGGDTTTLRTSRGSVTARWVVNAAGLGADALDGLFGHRRFTVTPRRGELLVFDKLARPLADRIVLPVPSSLGKGVLISPTIYGNVMLGPTAEDLTDRTDTGTSESGFEFLRTKGTRLMPTLLEEEVTASYAGLRAAIDHGDYLIEPSPEQRYLLVGGIRSTGLTASLAIAEHVRGVLAEAGLKLEPRLDLPEPPRMPNLGEAYLRPYQDAALIAEDSAYGRIVCFCERVTEGEIRDAYRSPLPPAGLDGLRRRTRAMNGRCQGFYCGATVDALMATKGGTCQEAAK; encoded by the coding sequence ATGACTGAGCACAGCCCGCCCGCCGGCCCCGGAGCCCGGGGGGAGGTGAACGAGCAGGCGAATGAGCAGGTGAACGAGAGCGTGTACGACAAGGTGTACGACGTGGCCGTGATCGGCGCCGGGGTCGTGGGCTCGGCGATCGCCAGGGACCTGTCGGGACACGACCTGTCCGTGGTCCTCCTCGACGCCCGCGACGACGTCGGCGACGGCACCAGCAAGGCCAACACCGCCATCCTGCACACCGGATTCGACGCCAAGCCCGGCACCCTCGAATCCCGGCTGGTCCGGCGGGGTTACGAGCTGCTCTCCGCGTACGCCGACGACACCGGCATCCCCGTGGAGCGCACCGGCGCCCTCCTCGTCGCCTGGACCCCGGAGGAGCAGGACGCCCTCCCCGGGCTGCGCGAGAAGGCCGTCGCCAACGGCTACGAGCACTGCGAACCCGTCACCGCCGAGGAGGTCTACCGGCAGGTCCCGGCCCTCGGGCCGGGCGCCCTCGGCGGCCTCACCGTCCCCGACGAGTCGATCATCTGCACCTGGACCACCACCCTGGCGCTGGCCACCGACGCCACGGCCCGCGGCACGACCGTGCTGCTCGGCCACCGGGTGGACGCCGTCGAGGGCGCGGAAGCGGGTACGGAAGGTACGGCGGCCGGCGAAAGCACGGCGGGTACGGAAGCGGCCCCCGGCGGTGACACCACCACCCTGCGCACCTCGCGCGGCTCCGTCACCGCCCGCTGGGTCGTCAACGCGGCCGGGCTCGGCGCCGACGCGCTGGACGGCCTCTTCGGCCACCGGCGCTTCACCGTCACCCCGCGCCGCGGCGAACTGCTCGTCTTCGACAAGCTCGCCCGGCCGCTCGCGGACCGTATCGTGCTGCCCGTGCCCAGCTCGCTCGGCAAGGGCGTGCTGATCAGCCCCACCATCTACGGGAACGTGATGCTCGGCCCCACCGCCGAGGATCTCACCGACCGTACGGACACCGGCACTTCGGAGTCCGGCTTCGAATTCCTCCGCACCAAGGGCACCCGGCTGATGCCCACGCTGCTGGAGGAGGAGGTCACCGCCTCGTACGCCGGACTGCGCGCCGCGATCGACCACGGCGACTATCTGATCGAGCCCAGCCCCGAGCAGCGCTATCTGCTGGTCGGCGGCATCCGCTCCACCGGGCTCACCGCGTCGCTCGCGATCGCCGAACACGTCCGGGGCGTCCTCGCCGAGGCCGGCCTCAAGCTGGAGCCGCGCCTCGACCTGCCGGAGCCGCCGCGCATGCCCAACCTGGGCGAGGCGTACCTCCGGCCGTACCAGGACGCCGCGCTGATCGCCGAGGACAGCGCCTACGGGCGGATCGTCTGCTTCTGCGAGCGGGTCACCGAGGGCGAGATCCGCGACGCGTACCGCTCCCCGCTGCCGCCCGCCGGACTCGACGGGCTGCGCCGCCGCACCCGGGCGATGAACGGGCGCTGCCAGGGCTTCTACTGCGGAGCCACGGTCGACGCCCTCATGGCCACCAAGGGCGGCACCTGTCAGGAGGCAGCCAAGTGA
- a CDS encoding NAD(P)/FAD-dependent oxidoreductase: protein MLTPDVVIVGAGPAGLTAAAELAPRCGTGRVLVLDREAAAGGIPRHSDHTGYGIRDLKRVVTGPAYARTLVDRARAAGADIRTEATVTGWSGERSLEVTTPSGRLRVDARAVVLATGARERPRAARLIPGDRPAGVYTTGQLQNLVHLHHREVGRRAVVVGAELVSWSAVLTLREAGCRTVLMTTEYDTPDAYAAFHVPGRALLKEAVATGTRITRIIGHGRLEAVEVEETATGVRRTVACDTLILTGSWIPDHELARTAGLDLDPGTKGPLVDTALRTSRPGVFAAGNLLHAVDTADIAALDGRHVARHVRLWLDGHQPHETAVPIVADEPFRWVAPGLLRVGDPAPPRDRLLLWTERLVRVPRVTVRQDGRLLNRRVIPWPAAPGRVFRVPWNLLRNVDPKGGPIRIGL, encoded by the coding sequence CTGCTGACGCCCGACGTCGTGATCGTCGGCGCGGGCCCCGCCGGGCTCACCGCCGCCGCCGAACTCGCGCCGCGGTGCGGCACGGGCCGTGTCCTGGTCCTCGACCGGGAGGCGGCGGCGGGCGGCATCCCGCGCCACAGCGACCACACCGGTTACGGAATCCGCGACCTCAAGCGGGTCGTCACCGGCCCGGCGTACGCCCGTACGCTCGTGGACCGGGCCCGCGCCGCGGGCGCCGACATCCGTACGGAGGCCACCGTCACCGGCTGGTCCGGCGAGCGCTCCCTCGAAGTCACCACCCCCTCCGGGCGGCTGCGCGTCGACGCCCGCGCGGTCGTCCTCGCCACCGGCGCCCGGGAACGCCCCCGGGCCGCCCGGCTGATCCCCGGCGACCGGCCGGCCGGCGTCTACACCACGGGCCAGCTCCAGAACCTCGTCCACCTCCACCACCGCGAGGTCGGCCGGCGGGCCGTCGTCGTCGGCGCGGAGCTGGTCAGCTGGTCCGCCGTCCTCACCCTGCGCGAGGCGGGGTGCCGTACGGTCCTGATGACCACCGAGTACGACACCCCCGACGCGTACGCGGCCTTCCACGTACCGGGCCGCGCCCTGCTGAAGGAGGCGGTGGCCACCGGCACCCGGATCACCCGGATCATCGGGCACGGCCGGCTGGAGGCCGTCGAGGTGGAGGAGACCGCCACCGGGGTGCGCCGCACCGTCGCCTGCGACACGCTGATCCTCACCGGCAGCTGGATCCCCGACCACGAACTGGCCCGCACCGCCGGGCTCGATCTGGACCCGGGCACCAAGGGACCGCTGGTGGACACCGCGCTGCGCACCAGCCGCCCCGGCGTCTTCGCCGCCGGGAACCTGCTGCACGCGGTCGACACGGCCGACATCGCCGCGCTGGACGGGCGGCATGTGGCACGGCACGTACGGCTCTGGCTCGACGGACACCAGCCGCACGAGACCGCCGTACCGATCGTCGCGGACGAGCCGTTCCGCTGGGTCGCCCCGGGGCTGCTGCGCGTCGGCGACCCCGCACCGCCGCGCGACCGGCTGCTGCTGTGGACCGAACGACTGGTCCGGGTACCCCGGGTGACGGTACGTCAGGACGGTCGGCTGCTGAACCGCCGGGTGATCCCCTGGCCAGCCGCGCCGGGCCGGGTGTTCCGTGTTCCCTGGAATCTGCTGCGGAATGTCGACCCGAAGGGCGGTCCGATCCGTATCGGACTCTGA
- a CDS encoding amino acid permease, with product MTQSSTPSENTTVNPPVSDIPPSSGADGGATATVAAGYKPQFARTLSRFESFAVAFSFISITTGLFTTYGTVLGSAGPAGIWTWPLVTLGTVLVALVYGMLASRIPISGYSYQWASRLASPVLGWWFGWVSFAFLAIVVVAVDYGLTQVALFPLLDITYTATGGAIGTVIVLLLQMTLIIWSTPITTKINNLAVGAEIIVMIGLTVLIAGAVVFFGKGDWSNLGSYGTISGDGYYGFLGPFMLSALLGAFTLVGWESAANLAEETHNPKKVVPQAMVRAILLSGGIGMLFLIVITAGAGKNVAALTQDSAPVASIIESTVGSAVATAMLVVVCIAIFACGLVIMVSNSRLVHSMARDGRVPFAETLSKVPRPTGGPTFATLTVALASIGIVTLFAGNEDALPQLLGAGTLMPAILYAGTVVLFIATRSKYTPAEDDFQLGKWEKPVVIGASLWLITELCIFMIPSDFRGAQQYALGTLVIGGVLFAIVWFTRKEQLVSQPSLEAEEL from the coding sequence GTGACCCAGTCTTCCACACCGTCCGAAAATACGACGGTCAACCCACCCGTTTCAGACATACCGCCAAGTAGCGGCGCCGACGGAGGCGCCACCGCCACCGTCGCCGCCGGCTACAAGCCCCAGTTCGCCCGGACGCTCAGCCGCTTCGAGTCCTTCGCGGTCGCGTTCTCCTTCATCTCCATCACCACCGGCCTCTTCACCACCTACGGCACCGTGCTCGGCTCCGCCGGCCCCGCCGGTATCTGGACCTGGCCGCTGGTCACCCTCGGTACGGTCCTGGTGGCGCTCGTCTACGGCATGCTCGCCAGCCGTATCCCGATCTCCGGCTACAGCTACCAGTGGGCCAGCCGGCTTGCCTCGCCCGTGCTCGGCTGGTGGTTCGGCTGGGTGTCGTTCGCGTTCCTCGCGATCGTCGTGGTCGCCGTCGACTACGGGCTCACACAGGTCGCGCTCTTCCCGCTGCTCGACATCACGTACACCGCGACCGGCGGCGCCATCGGCACCGTCATCGTGCTGCTGCTCCAGATGACCCTGATCATCTGGTCCACCCCCATCACCACCAAGATCAACAACCTGGCGGTGGGCGCCGAGATCATCGTCATGATCGGCCTCACCGTGCTGATCGCCGGCGCCGTGGTCTTCTTCGGCAAGGGCGACTGGAGCAACCTCGGTTCGTACGGCACGATCTCCGGTGACGGGTACTACGGATTCCTCGGCCCGTTCATGCTCTCCGCCCTGCTCGGCGCCTTCACCCTGGTCGGCTGGGAGTCGGCCGCCAACCTCGCCGAGGAGACCCACAACCCGAAGAAGGTCGTCCCGCAGGCCATGGTCCGCGCGATCCTGCTCAGCGGCGGTATCGGGATGCTCTTCCTCATCGTGATCACCGCGGGCGCCGGCAAGAACGTCGCCGCGCTCACCCAGGACTCGGCGCCCGTCGCCTCCATCATCGAGTCGACCGTCGGCAGCGCCGTCGCCACCGCCATGCTGGTCGTCGTCTGCATCGCCATCTTCGCCTGCGGCCTGGTCATCATGGTCAGCAACAGCCGGCTCGTGCACTCCATGGCCCGCGACGGCCGCGTGCCCTTCGCCGAGACCCTCAGCAAGGTGCCGCGTCCCACCGGCGGCCCGACCTTCGCCACGCTGACCGTCGCCCTCGCGTCCATCGGGATCGTCACCCTCTTCGCGGGCAACGAGGACGCGCTGCCGCAGCTGCTCGGCGCCGGCACCCTGATGCCCGCCATCCTGTACGCGGGCACGGTCGTCCTCTTCATCGCCACCCGCAGCAAGTACACCCCCGCCGAGGACGACTTCCAGCTCGGCAAGTGGGAGAAGCCCGTGGTCATCGGCGCCTCGCTCTGGCTGATCACCGAACTCTGCATCTTCATGATCCCGTCGGACTTCCGCGGCGCCCAGCAGTACGCGCTGGGCACCCTGGTCATCGGCGGTGTCCTCTTCGCCATCGTCTGGTTCACGCGCAAGGAGCAGCTCGTGTCGCAGCCCAGCCTGGAAGCCGAAGAGCTGTGA
- a CDS encoding FGGY family carbohydrate kinase, with the protein MTVLTIDQGTSGTKALVVDPVDGVVAVAEVPVTPVYLPGGGVEQDPEQLLASVLEAGRLALERAGGRTVQAVALANQGETVLAWDRRTGRPLSQAIVWQDRRSEALCTGLADDKEWVAQRTGLVLDPYFSAPKMAWLRANVTRGGVVTTTDTWLVQQLTGAFVTDASTASRSLLLSLDSVDWDPELTALFGLDGEELPRIVACDEIVGTTTAFGGVLPVAGLVVDQQAALLAEGCFTPGTAKCTYGTGAFLLANTGDKALRSTSGLTSSVAWRARGETPYCVDGQVYTAASAVRWLQDLGFVDTAADLDRTAASDPEGVLFVPALAGLAAPWWRPDATAALTGMTLSTRREHLVLAVLQGIAAQVAELAGLVAADLGAPLTRLRADGGLTRSRVLMQAQADLAQIPVDVYPSQHATALGAAALARLAIEPELGLEEAVPAWTPGVTFEPVWSEDRAQDHRARWRAAVDATLPQEEPHD; encoded by the coding sequence GTGACCGTCCTCACCATCGACCAGGGCACCTCGGGGACCAAGGCCCTCGTCGTCGACCCGGTGGACGGCGTGGTCGCCGTCGCCGAGGTGCCCGTCACCCCGGTGTATCTGCCGGGCGGCGGGGTCGAACAGGACCCCGAACAGCTGCTGGCCTCCGTCCTGGAGGCCGGCCGGCTGGCCCTGGAGAGGGCCGGCGGCCGGACCGTACAGGCCGTGGCCCTCGCCAACCAGGGCGAGACCGTCCTCGCCTGGGACCGGCGCACCGGCCGGCCCCTCTCGCAGGCGATCGTCTGGCAGGACCGCAGGTCGGAGGCGCTCTGTACGGGCCTGGCCGACGACAAGGAGTGGGTCGCGCAGCGCACGGGGCTGGTCCTCGACCCGTACTTCTCCGCGCCCAAGATGGCCTGGCTGCGCGCGAACGTCACCCGCGGCGGGGTGGTCACCACCACCGACACCTGGCTCGTCCAGCAGCTCACCGGCGCCTTCGTCACGGACGCGTCCACCGCCAGCCGCTCGCTGCTGCTCTCCCTCGACTCCGTCGACTGGGACCCGGAGCTGACCGCGCTGTTCGGGCTGGACGGCGAGGAGCTGCCCAGGATCGTCGCCTGCGACGAGATCGTCGGCACGACCACCGCGTTCGGCGGCGTGCTGCCCGTCGCCGGGCTGGTCGTCGACCAGCAGGCGGCCCTCCTCGCCGAGGGCTGCTTCACCCCCGGCACCGCCAAGTGCACGTACGGCACAGGGGCGTTCCTCCTCGCCAACACCGGGGACAAGGCGCTGCGCTCCACCTCAGGACTCACCTCGTCGGTGGCCTGGCGGGCCCGCGGCGAGACCCCGTACTGCGTGGACGGCCAGGTCTACACGGCCGCCTCCGCCGTACGGTGGCTCCAGGACCTCGGCTTCGTCGACACCGCCGCCGATCTGGACCGTACGGCCGCGAGCGACCCGGAGGGCGTGCTGTTCGTCCCGGCGCTGGCCGGTCTCGCGGCCCCCTGGTGGCGGCCGGACGCCACGGCGGCGCTCACGGGTATGACGCTCTCCACCCGCCGCGAGCACCTGGTGCTCGCGGTGCTCCAGGGCATCGCCGCCCAGGTCGCCGAGCTGGCCGGGCTGGTCGCGGCCGACCTCGGCGCGCCGCTGACCCGGCTGCGCGCCGACGGCGGACTCACCCGCAGCCGGGTGCTGATGCAGGCGCAGGCCGACCTGGCGCAGATCCCGGTGGACGTCTACCCGTCGCAGCACGCCACCGCGCTCGGCGCCGCCGCCCTCGCGCGGCTCGCGATCGAGCCGGAGCTGGGCCTCGAAGAGGCGGTACCGGCGTGGACGCCCGGCGTCACCTTCGAACCGGTCTGGTCCGAGGACCGGGCCCAGGACCACCGCGCCCGCTGGCGGGCGGCGGTGGACGCCACACTCCCGCAGGAGGAGCCGCATGACTGA
- a CDS encoding DUF2848 domain-containing protein, producing MALLTFELPDGTTRSVDVVQVLNAGYAGRGQADVAAHVAELAELGVPAPAVTPALYPVSPYLAQHTDRVSVQHGRTSGEAEWALVVDGDGELLLTAACDHTDRELEVHGVAWSKNAGPDVLARRAWRLAEVQDRLDELTLRAWVTHDGAETVIQDGTLAELLTPGYWADVLRERGDLVPGTVLISGTIPMTEGVDQFAGRWRVELGDPATGDTIGLAYDVVRMPAPIG from the coding sequence ATGGCGCTGCTGACTTTTGAACTCCCCGACGGCACCACCCGGTCCGTCGATGTCGTCCAGGTGCTCAACGCCGGTTACGCCGGACGCGGCCAGGCCGATGTCGCCGCGCATGTGGCCGAACTCGCCGAGCTGGGGGTGCCCGCGCCGGCCGTGACGCCCGCCCTCTACCCGGTCTCGCCGTATCTCGCGCAGCACACGGACCGGGTCAGCGTCCAGCACGGCCGTACCTCGGGCGAGGCGGAGTGGGCGCTGGTGGTGGACGGGGACGGGGAGCTGCTGCTGACGGCCGCGTGCGACCACACCGACCGGGAACTGGAGGTGCACGGGGTGGCGTGGAGCAAGAACGCGGGCCCCGATGTGCTCGCCCGGCGGGCCTGGCGGCTGGCCGAGGTGCAGGACCGGCTGGACGAGCTGACGCTCCGGGCCTGGGTGACCCACGACGGCGCGGAGACCGTCATCCAGGACGGCACCCTGGCGGAGCTGCTCACCCCGGGCTACTGGGCCGATGTCCTGCGCGAGCGCGGCGATCTGGTGCCGGGCACGGTGCTGATCTCGGGCACGATCCCGATGACCGAGGGCGTCGACCAGTTCGCCGGCCGGTGGCGGGTCGAGCTGGGCGACCCGGCCACCGGCGACACGATCGGGCTCGCCTACGACGTGGTGCGGATGCCGGCGCCCATCGGCTGA
- a CDS encoding glycoside hydrolase family 16 protein — MRTTRTKRPRPTPHRSAHRTPFLAAALALTVALAGLVGLGGAGTAQGAVPTVPGWDLQWSDDFNGANRALPSAANWQTDTGHSYPGGPANWGTGEIQNYTASPDNLSLDGNGNLRITALRDSAGNWTSGRIESKRADFKAPAGGTLRIESRLQMPNVTGAAAAGYWPAFWALGAPYRGNYWNWPAIGEFDIMENVNGLNSVWGVLHCGVNPGGPCNETTGIGASRVCPGASCQSAFHTYRFEWDRSVTPNELRWYVDDQQYHTVRQNQMDATSWASMTDHAGYFLLLNLAIGGAFPDALGGPTPTAATVPGHSMLVDYVGVWTRGGGTTTPPPSTGSSTLYALPGAALGNSSGSASSATLTSAGGVNSDGTPRNPQVFTSSGITRTYNGGATQFDLFVDAGTTVGNGVQVRVSYDRTGSGVWDRTETYQYFATDPLPGYEHYTQAQGLKSATGTLGNLVNGKVRIEIWNAIGGGASTVGTGNQSVVRIPYS, encoded by the coding sequence ATGAGAACGACCCGCACGAAACGCCCGCGCCCCACCCCCCACCGTTCAGCCCACCGCACCCCCTTCCTCGCCGCCGCCCTCGCCCTGACCGTCGCCCTCGCCGGGCTCGTCGGACTCGGCGGCGCCGGGACCGCGCAGGGGGCCGTACCGACCGTGCCCGGCTGGGACCTCCAGTGGAGCGACGACTTCAACGGCGCGAACCGCGCCCTCCCCTCCGCCGCCAACTGGCAGACGGACACCGGCCACAGCTACCCCGGCGGCCCCGCCAACTGGGGTACGGGGGAGATCCAGAACTACACCGCGAGCCCCGACAACCTCAGCCTCGACGGCAACGGCAACCTCCGTATCACCGCGCTCCGCGACAGCGCCGGGAACTGGACCTCCGGCCGGATCGAGTCCAAGCGCGCCGACTTCAAGGCCCCGGCCGGCGGCACACTCCGTATCGAGAGCCGGCTCCAGATGCCGAACGTCACCGGCGCGGCGGCGGCCGGCTACTGGCCGGCCTTCTGGGCCCTGGGCGCGCCGTACCGGGGCAACTACTGGAACTGGCCCGCGATAGGCGAGTTCGACATCATGGAGAACGTCAACGGTCTCAACTCCGTCTGGGGCGTGCTGCACTGCGGCGTCAACCCGGGCGGCCCGTGCAACGAGACCACCGGCATCGGCGCCAGCCGCGTCTGTCCCGGGGCGAGCTGCCAGTCGGCGTTCCACACCTACCGCTTCGAGTGGGACCGCTCGGTCACCCCGAACGAGCTGCGCTGGTACGTGGACGACCAGCAGTACCACACCGTCCGCCAGAACCAGATGGACGCGACGTCCTGGGCCAGCATGACGGATCACGCCGGGTACTTCCTCCTCCTCAACCTGGCGATCGGCGGCGCCTTCCCCGACGCGCTCGGCGGCCCGACACCGACCGCCGCGACCGTCCCCGGCCACTCCATGCTGGTCGACTACGTCGGCGTGTGGACCCGTGGCGGCGGCACCACCACTCCGCCGCCGTCGACCGGATCGTCCACCCTCTACGCGCTGCCCGGCGCCGCGCTCGGCAACTCCTCGGGCTCGGCCTCGTCCGCGACCCTCACCTCCGCGGGCGGCGTCAACTCCGACGGCACCCCGCGCAACCCGCAGGTCTTCACCTCCAGCGGCATCACCCGCACGTACAACGGCGGCGCCACCCAGTTCGACCTCTTCGTCGACGCGGGCACGACGGTCGGCAACGGCGTTCAGGTCAGGGTGAGTTACGACCGTACGGGCAGCGGCGTCTGGGACCGTACGGAGACCTACCAGTACTTCGCCACCGACCCCCTCCCCGGCTACGAGCACTACACCCAGGCCCAGGGCCTCAAATCAGCCACCGGAACCCTCGGCAACCTCGTCAACGGCAAGGTCCGCATCGAGATCTGGAACGCCATCGGCGGCGGCGCGAGCACGGTGGGCACCGGCAACCAGTCAGTGGTACGCATCCCGTACAGCTGA